The following DNA comes from Nicotiana sylvestris chromosome 10, ASM39365v2, whole genome shotgun sequence.
ATTATATCTCAATTTCTAACTAGATAAGGTTGACAAAGTAAGCAACATGAGGGCTTTTCGAGGATCATCATCCAAGCAGCTTAATTTAAAAGTTTTTCATAATATCTAATCTTTTATGGCCTGTTTGGATGATCGTCACCCATAATTTCATAATGTACAATACTGTATTATATACTATATAGTATCGCATTGTATCGTATTACACTGTATTAATAAATATAATGTATATTTTATGAGTAACCACGCAAAATCCACCAAATTCGTCGTTACAAAAATTAAGCATTTCATGATTATATAACAACGGAAGGATAATGGGTTTACAATACCATATAATAAAATTTTAAGAACAATAAAAATAACACATGTTACAATAAAAATAATGCAATAAATGAGCCACGGGAAACAACCATCTCTCGCATTAccatattatttttgtatttactGTCGCCCAAAAACAATCTTTCTCTTTTATTCGGACCAGGATATATTATACCTTTTAAAGCTCATATTGGAGGGAACATCAGAaaaaaaacaacacaaaacaatcAATGCAGCCTAGCCTAATAATCAATGCAGTTAAACAATCAGGTAAGGATAGATTTTAAATTTAAGCCTATTTAGGTGGGTAATACTGTTTGATAACATATATGCCATCCGTTTTAATTTATCTGGACTTATTTTAATTTATGTAAATTTATTTGACTGgacacaatttttttttaaaaagtaataAATTGTTTCTCTTTTACAAGCAGCAGAAAGGAAATAAGTtcatgtttgaccaaaaagtgttaagccattttgttaaactaattaaataaaataataatatataaattctCATTAAATATAATAAGTTCTCAATAAATATAATAAATGACAATAAATATAAATTCACCCAAATATTCAATGAGCTAGATGATTTTACTCTGATACTGACATTGATATAAGGTAAACAAACATGGGAATATAGATAACTTTATAGGATTTGATGTGAAAAAGTCAAGGACAAACAATAAATCCATTCTTGTACAAAGATAATGTTTGTAGTTAGAATCAATTTTTTTAGAGACCTTATGATATACAAATATTACatatctctttctttctctctcttgcTACCTATAGACATATCCCTTATTTGATCTTAGCCTCGCCAATATTATTTCTTAAGCATGACCTCGGTGTAATTGATTCTTGATTGCCGTCCCTTGATCAGACCCATACAGCTCAAAGTAAATTTAAATGGATTATAAGTTGGTACGAGGTTGTGCTCGGATTTTGACCAAGATAGTGAAGACAGCTGAACACGAAAAAGCCGGATCCTTTTTAATCAAAAAAGACATCATCTGTATACAATGAAACGGCTTACTGCTAGTAGTTTTGCACGTCGACTCTTCAAATCCAATTCAGACCACGCCCATTCACAGGTACTCTCTTTTTCTCACACTGATGGTATTGTTCTTGCTTTTTCCAATCAATTAGAATTGAAAATGAAAATAGTTCTCGGGGTAACTCATTGGGTTTGGAATTTTGTCTTGTGTAAGGTGTACgattaatttttgttattttggaTTTAGAGATCAAATGAGAGCATGGAGAAGCCACCTGTAATCACTGCCGACAGCTTTGACTCTAAGGTGCTAATCGGTTTTTGTGCATTTTCCAAAAATGGGGTTTTATCAAGAATTTCGATTTTTCTTATTGGTCAATCTgaactaaaaatgaaaaaagaaagaatattTGGGTAATTCATGATTCATGTTATTTAGTAGTACTATTTTTGGTAGTTGTGGaagcaattgtgttgtttgaATCCTTTTGTTTAAAGAAGATACTAATTGTTGAGTAACAAAACTTATTTGTAAGAAAAACTTAGGATAAACCAGAAGATATAGTTGTGATGCAAGGGGATCTGACATTTGAGCATGGAATTCTGACGAAACTTAATATGagttaaatttcaaaaaaaaaatcagaacctGTCGAATACCTTAGGAAAAGAATGAACATAAGAAAATTGTGTCTATAATCTAGATTAGAACAAGCAAACACAAGCCATTAGTTCTGTGTATCAGAAAAACATGTTTAAAAGGTGATTTAAAGCACACATTGTATATTTATCTAGTTCGATTTTACCTTGGAGTAATGTCTTTGCTTTTCTACAGTTGTTAGTAACTACTGTCTCTTGCATGTGAAGCCTGTACTTCCTAACAATACATGATTTTTTTGCTGTCACTTACTTCTCTTCGAGTGCATTTATGAAGATTATATTTTACTGACAGAGCCCAAAGGAAAACAGGGAAAACACTGGCAGCTATGATGCTGTTAATATCATACATAACCATGACTTCTCAGAAGGGCTGCACTTGTGGCGCGCCAATTGCTGCAGCGCTTTTGTGGTTCCAGCTGGTTCTGGTTACCATAAAGGAATTACAGAAGATGTAGGCTGTTCTTACGCTGTTGTCACAGATCGTAAGGAATGTTGGCAGGGCTTGGAGCAAGATATTACAAGTAGAGTTTCAGCAGGTTGTGTTTACACGATTTCTGCTTGTGTTGGAGTCTCTGGTGCTTTTCATGGTTCTACTGAAGTCCAGGCTACATTGAGACTTGTTTACCAAAATTCAGAAACAAGCTATTTATTTATTTCACGGTTAGGGTCTCTATCTTTATCCTTATTATAACTTTTTCTTGTTTACGGAACAGCTATAACTTAGCACCTTACTCCATGCAGAAAATCTGTTACGGAGGAGGGTTGGCAAATATTGGAAGGTTCATTTTCGTTGTCAACTATGCCCAATCAAGCTATCTTTTATCTCGAGGGACCTTCACCTGGATCTGACCTGCTCATAAAGTCAGTGAAGATCACTTGCCCCAGCTTCACTGATTACGAAGTAAGTTATTGCTGTTGTCGTATTCCTTTTTGTATCCATACAAAAGGAAAAATGGAAGTCCCAGTTATGAAATGCATTATTTTTTATTGATTGTACCGGCTTAGAAACTATCCGCACTATTACTAAAAGGACTCTTCTGCTTATTCTGATAGAGTTCTAGGCCAACATCCAGTTGTACTGATGATGAGAAGATCATAGTAAATGCAAATTTTGATGACAGCCTGTATAGTTGGTCCGGAAGAGGCTGCAAGGTTGTTTGCCATGACTCTATGGCTGATGCAAATATCAATCCAACCTCTGGAAAATACTTCGCATCTGCAACAGACCGCACACAGAGCTGGAATGGGATTCAGCAAGATATAACCGGGAGAGTGAAGCGAAAGCAAGCTTATGAGATGACTGCTGTAGTTCGGGTACATGGTCACAATGTCACTAATGCAGATGTTCGGGGAACATTGTGGGTTCAAGCAGCTGATAACCTTGAACAGTACATAGGCATTGCCAAGTAAGTTAATCTGAGTTCCACTTATTGAATATGCACATACTGCCGTCCATTGTAGTATCTATTGACTAATCATAACTAAAGTTTGGCAGTATATATCAATAGCCCCTTGAActtataaaaaaaatcatttttaacACTTCAACTAAGGGCATGACCTATTAAACATCTGAAGTCCGTAAAAGCTCTACCTATCAAGCATGATTTGAACAATTCATTCAATAAAACTAAGTGCATGCAATTCAAACGCTATGACAAGataaaaacaactaattaaaaaaTGACACGTGGCTGTTccaatttttttaatttcttcttaattcttctCAACTGTTGCATCTCTTGAGCACCACCATTTCTTCCCATTTGTTCTCCCACCTTCCTGGTTTAGGATCAGTGGCTATTGTAGAATCCTAGACGGAAAGTACCCAATCCCAAAGTATTGGGTCTTAGGCCTGAAAAGCTTCAAGCAAGCAGATCCAAGGGTTTTCCTAATGGGCTGACTTGAAAGGATATATGAGGGTATGGGAACATTTGCGGTGATGTATCTATAGACGGCTTGGTGGTCCAGTTCCATCCACTGCGACGTAGAGAATGATCCTCTGGCTCCTGTTAGTAGACCAAGCATGCTTCCAGCATTCAAGCCCTCATGGCCATAGTCTGATGTGTTCCTAGTAAAAGCATTTAAAGCATGATGATAGTAAGGCATTGTCGAGCTAAGCATTTGCTGGCTCTCAGAGGTGGCCAAATGGGATTGCTGGCATTACATCTCAGTAAAGAAAATCTCTTTCTTGTTGCTTGAACAACATTTTAATGGTAGCTGCTTTGGAGAAAGAGAAGTCATCAGTAGTCTTGGCTGAAGTCCCTGCAATCCTCTTCAATGACAGACTAACAAAAGCTGCAAATTCTATTCAAAGTGCTTTGATGGCTGCTCCTTTGTCTTCTACTCTTGAGGAAACGAGAGAAGAAACTAGAAGAAGAGTAAAAAAAATAGAACAGGAAAAAAAATGCGCAAAACCAAAGCTGAATTGGGCAATTTTAAGGCATTTAACACATTAAAAAGGGGTGAAAAATATGCACTAATGCGCGTCAGCATATCGTGCTTAATAGGCACAACTTTCACATACTTCAGGTGTCTAATAGGTTATGCCCTTAGTTGAGGTGTCAAAATGAAATTTTTTGTTAAGTTCAATGGGTTGTCTATGTATTCTTCcaaaaaaattccttttgttCTTGCAAAAGCACCCACACTATATACAATAATTTACCCTTGTCAATTATGACCATACATCTTATGTAGCTTCTGCATTACCGTTTCTTGCTAGAAGCTTCTGCATTACAGTTTCTTGCTCTTTATTTTGGCTGAGTGCTTCAAACAATTTGTTCTTAAATAAAATGCACACAGTCCTAGGTCATGAAATTTCTTTAATGCTATCGGACCAGAAACAATGTTTTATGACTCCACTAACCTATGCCTTTTTGCACATCTATAGCATTTTTATGCCGTAGTGTTAGTCAATATAATCGCCTTAGTGTCGTTAAGGACTTTCTGATATTAACTGGTTTTTTCTTCTGAACTGTGTGTGGATAATCACTTCTCTACAGTAATAGCAATCACTAACATGAGCACTGCTGTAATTTTCCTGGAAGGATAATCACTATGTCATTATCTGTTGACATTGATCTTTCTTAACATTCTTGGAATCAATTTTAATCCAAGCTAAGTGAAGTTCAACCATGCGACATAACAGATATATGGTGGTTTGACTTGATCCGTTATATTCTTTCCCCTGTATTCTCTTGGTTTCTTCAATTACTGTGTGCATTGAAGCTTCTGGTGAAGTAGCTTAACAGAAGCTAGTGGTCTGCAGAGCCCAGGTTACTGACAAAGATTGGGTGCAGTTGCAAGGGAAGTTTCTTCTAAATGACTCCCCATCTAAGGCTGTTATCTTTTTAGAGGGTCCACCTCCAGGCACGGATATCCTCCTCAATAGTTTAGTTGTAAATCGTGCAGCTaaacctcctcctccttctccacCAGTTCCTGAGGTTAGTTggctcctctttttttttttttttagcttgGCAATAGTACAAGGGTAAAGGCCTTAGGAAGTATTATGTCATGCCCCTAATGCTAACTAGCCCCTTATCCTAATTTtttctttgagccgagggtctattggaaacagcctctctacagTCACAAGGTAGGGGTTAGGTCTGCGTCCAcataccctccctagaccccacttgtgggattacactgggttttttgttgttgttgttgttgttgtcgtctctcccgatccatatatctcagTGAAATAGCATTTGAAGCATTCTTTCACTTTTTCTTTCGCTTTCAGAATGCGGTTTATGGTGTTAATATAATCACAAACACCCATCTGAATAATGGCACAAATGGCTGGTTTCCCCTAGGCGATTGCACAATGAGTGTTAAAACAGGCTCGCCACATATAATTCCTCCAATGGCTAGAGATTCCCTTGGTGCTCATGAGCGTTTAAGCGGTCGTTATATTGCAGTGACTAATCGTACTCAGACATGGATGGGCCCTGCTCAGGTGATCACAGATAAAGTTAAACTCTATTTGACATATCAAATATCTGCATGGGTTAGAGTTGGGCGAGCATCAGGCCCTCAGAATGTAAGTGTGGCCCTTGGTGTAGACGACGAATGGGTTAATGGGGGCCAAGTTGAGGTCAGCAATGATCAATGGCGTGAAATTGGAGGATCTTTTAGAATCGAGAAGCAAGCAGCTAAAGTGATGGTGTATGTTCAGGGTCCTGCTTCTGGGGTTGACCTAATGGTAGCTGGACTTCACATTTTTCCAGTTGACAGACGTGCAAGGTTTAACCACTTGAAGAGACAGACTGAGAAGGTAATGTCTAATTATTTCTGCATTGTATTTTCAATTGTTATTCCAGAGTTATGGATCTTATGATCTTCCGGTCCTTTGAGGTGCTTCTAAATCCTTGTTGTACTGGTGCCAACACTGTGTCTGAAAGCCGATCTGTGATATTTTACTGATTTCTGCAGACAAGCTCTGAAATAGGAAAAAAAAATTGCCTCTTTCATGTATTGATTTCTTAGACTCTTCCTCGTAACTGAATTCAGAAAATGTTGTTGCAATAATACGGTTAAACACAGTTCATCAAACATTCCCTCTCCTGTGGATCTGTGTCAGTGTGTTGGTATGTGTTTTGAGATCAAATAACTGTTTTTTCTGGTATGCTCTTCGATAGGTTGGCAACACACACCTGCATATTCTCTTTGGCACAAGCAAACCGTAAAATGCACAGCTCTTTCAGATATGATCAGTTATACATCTgacaaaaaaatatttctttcccaGATACGCAAGCGAGATGTCATCTTGAAGTTCTCTGGATCAGACTCAGGCTGTTTGCTTGGCACTCCTGTTAGAGTTAGACAAAAGCAAAACAGTTTCCCCTTTGGATCATGCATTTGCAGAACAAACATAGACAATGAAGACTTCAACGATTTCTTTGTCAAAAACTTCAATTGGGCTGTCTTTGGGAACGAGCTGAAGTGGTATTCCACAGAAGCCCAGCAAGGAAATTTCAATTATAGAGATGCTGATGAGCTCCTAAACTTTTGCTACAAAAATAACATTGAAGTTCGTGGTCACTGTATATTTTGGGAGGTGGAGTCCACTGTTCAAGCATGGATACACTCATTGAACAAAAATGAGTTGATGATAGCTGTTCAAAACCGTCTATCAGGCCTATTGACACGTTTCAAGGGGAAGTTCAAACATTATGATGTGAATAATGAGATGATGCACGGTTCTTACCACCAAGATAGACTGGGTAAAGAAATATGGGCAAATATGTTCAAAAAAGCACATGAATTGGATCCTTCTGCGATCCTATTTGTAAATGACTACCATGTTGAGGATGGCTGTGACACCCGGTCATCCCCAGAAAAGTACATTGAGCATATTCTTGACCTCCAAGACCAGGGTGCACCAGTTGGAGGAATAGGTATTCAGGGACATATTGACAGTCCAGTTGGACCAATTGTCTGTTCGGCTCTTGATAAACTGAGTATCCTTGGACTTCCTATCTGGTTTACTGAAGTTGACGTCTCTTCTAAAAATGAACACGTTAGAGCTGATGATTTAGAAGTTATGCTTCGAGAAGCTTTTGCTCACCCTGCTGTGGAGGGTGTAATATTGTGGGGATTCTGGGAGCTGTTCATGAGTCGAGAAGATGCACATTTAATTAATGCAGAAGGCGAGCTCAATGAAGCTGGAAAAAGATACCTCGCTCTTAAGCAAGAATGGTTATCCCACGCTCATGGTCATACTGATGACCAAGGTCAGTACAGCTTTCGCGGATACCATGGCTCGTATGAAGTGGAAGTCGTTATTGCTTCCAAGAAAATTACCAAGACTTTTGTGGTTGACAAGGGTGATGATGCACTAGTAATCTCCATAGATATATAGTACTGATTTTACTTTGAAGTCAGAAGATTGTCTGTACATGTTCTACAAAATGTGATTTGTTAATCGTGTTGTATCATTTCAAATGAatgaaacaaacaaaaaattccattgttactttaaatacaatgttttgattgttacttaaattcgtcgttacgtaatgatgaaaaatattactttatGTAGCGACTGATTTGGTGTGGTTGCATTGTTACCTTTTTTTCCCCTCTCATCTTGCCCTTCCTTGTTATTAAATAATCTTATGTTATCCTTTATcttacctttttatataataattttatttCGTACCTTACCTTTTCTTCGTATTCTAAGTTTATTCTTCATAGTCTTGGTACATGACATGATGAAATTACGATAAACAAgtacaatctatccaaatattatatGCATTAAAACggtacagtacaatacaatatgaTACGACACATCATGAAACACTACATAACAATCATCCACGAGCTAATTTGGAAAATAAATTGACTCCAAAACGGTCTTCTTCCCGTACGTGAAAATAACTTGGATAGGAGCCATATTCACACGAGCTAATTTATTgtgtttaattatattttttcccTACGACTATTCCTGCACTGCTGAAGCATGGTTCTGCAAAAACCTTGCCTTAGGATTTTCTAGGGATATCTCTTGCTCTACTGGTTTTGTCTTTACATGATGACTTTTCCTCAAAGCATATAAATTAGATTTCTGAAAATGGGTTCTTCTAGCTTTAAGATACCTTTTAAGTTGTGTATGTTTTTGTGGATTGTTGTCTGATTTGACTCCTTTGGTCTTGGTCCAATGCTGCATAATATTGAGAATTTCTATAAATCTGTTTTAGGATATGCACTTGTCTTATTGAAGCTATTGAAGTCTACATATATTTTCAAACTAAGAAGCATGTTCAGGGGTCCTAGTTTAGTTTCATTGTCTTTGAAAGATCATCTACGTATTATCCATGTTTTCTTGAAGTATATGAGGCTGTGCTGATCTAAATCATGTTATGTGCTACTTAAATGAAACTGTATATCTGTTTGAATGAATATGGTTATGTAGTTGTCTTTTCTTCCTTAAATATTAGTTTAAAGAATGTTTTGTTTATTAATAGATTGACCTTTAGTTATGTTGTTTGGATATTGAAACAGGTAGAATGTTTGACTTGATTTTGACGTAGCTTCTCTCAACCATGAACTTAAGTCCCATATCATGTTTCTTAATTGCTGTTTACAAACTCACAGCCTATCGGTAGATGTTAatggggagaaatttaaaaatagccagatttacaagtggtcatttaaaaataaccacagtttcaaaagtaatcgaaatttagtcatttttcatgtaaaatGAAATctaaacgaaaacactgttcaaaatccagaaaaatactccagtatagtataatataccggtccagcataatatactggagattggagcactggtgctccaatctccaatatattatactggaactttcccgcgtgttggagttccagcataatatgctggaagttcatacacagatgcaccgatctccaatatattatgctggaactttccgtattacagcaaaatagtgactatttttcaataactttgcaaaagttggttatttttg
Coding sequences within:
- the LOC104216227 gene encoding endo-1,4-beta-xylanase 1-like isoform X1; the protein is MKRLTASSFARRLFKSNSDHAHSQRSNESMEKPPVITADSFDSKSPKENRENTGSYDAVNIIHNHDFSEGLHLWRANCCSAFVVPAGSGYHKGITEDVGCSYAVVTDRKECWQGLEQDITSRVSAGCVYTISACVGVSGAFHGSTEVQATLRLVYQNSETSYLFISRKSVTEEGWQILEGSFSLSTMPNQAIFYLEGPSPGSDLLIKSVKITCPSFTDYESSRPTSSCTDDEKIIVNANFDDSLYSWSGRGCKVVCHDSMADANINPTSGKYFASATDRTQSWNGIQQDITGRVKRKQAYEMTAVVRVHGHNVTNADVRGTLWVQAADNLEQYIGIAKAQVTDKDWVQLQGKFLLNDSPSKAVIFLEGPPPGTDILLNSLVVNRAAKPPPPSPPVPENAVYGVNIITNTHLNNGTNGWFPLGDCTMSVKTGSPHIIPPMARDSLGAHERLSGRYIAVTNRTQTWMGPAQVITDKVKLYLTYQISAWVRVGRASGPQNVSVALGVDDEWVNGGQVEVSNDQWREIGGSFRIEKQAAKVMVYVQGPASGVDLMVAGLHIFPVDRRARFNHLKRQTEKIRKRDVILKFSGSDSGCLLGTPVRVRQKQNSFPFGSCICRTNIDNEDFNDFFVKNFNWAVFGNELKWYSTEAQQGNFNYRDADELLNFCYKNNIEVRGHCIFWEVESTVQAWIHSLNKNELMIAVQNRLSGLLTRFKGKFKHYDVNNEMMHGSYHQDRLGKEIWANMFKKAHELDPSAILFVNDYHVEDGCDTRSSPEKYIEHILDLQDQGAPVGGIGIQGHIDSPVGPIVCSALDKLSILGLPIWFTEVDVSSKNEHVRADDLEVMLREAFAHPAVEGVILWGFWELFMSREDAHLINAEGELNEAGKRYLALKQEWLSHAHGHTDDQGQYSFRGYHGSYEVEVVIASKKITKTFVVDKGDDALVISIDI
- the LOC104216227 gene encoding endo-1,4-beta-xylanase 1-like isoform X2 produces the protein MKRLTASSFARRLFKSNSDHAHSQSPKENRENTGSYDAVNIIHNHDFSEGLHLWRANCCSAFVVPAGSGYHKGITEDVGCSYAVVTDRKECWQGLEQDITSRVSAGCVYTISACVGVSGAFHGSTEVQATLRLVYQNSETSYLFISRKSVTEEGWQILEGSFSLSTMPNQAIFYLEGPSPGSDLLIKSVKITCPSFTDYESSRPTSSCTDDEKIIVNANFDDSLYSWSGRGCKVVCHDSMADANINPTSGKYFASATDRTQSWNGIQQDITGRVKRKQAYEMTAVVRVHGHNVTNADVRGTLWVQAADNLEQYIGIAKAQVTDKDWVQLQGKFLLNDSPSKAVIFLEGPPPGTDILLNSLVVNRAAKPPPPSPPVPENAVYGVNIITNTHLNNGTNGWFPLGDCTMSVKTGSPHIIPPMARDSLGAHERLSGRYIAVTNRTQTWMGPAQVITDKVKLYLTYQISAWVRVGRASGPQNVSVALGVDDEWVNGGQVEVSNDQWREIGGSFRIEKQAAKVMVYVQGPASGVDLMVAGLHIFPVDRRARFNHLKRQTEKIRKRDVILKFSGSDSGCLLGTPVRVRQKQNSFPFGSCICRTNIDNEDFNDFFVKNFNWAVFGNELKWYSTEAQQGNFNYRDADELLNFCYKNNIEVRGHCIFWEVESTVQAWIHSLNKNELMIAVQNRLSGLLTRFKGKFKHYDVNNEMMHGSYHQDRLGKEIWANMFKKAHELDPSAILFVNDYHVEDGCDTRSSPEKYIEHILDLQDQGAPVGGIGIQGHIDSPVGPIVCSALDKLSILGLPIWFTEVDVSSKNEHVRADDLEVMLREAFAHPAVEGVILWGFWELFMSREDAHLINAEGELNEAGKRYLALKQEWLSHAHGHTDDQGQYSFRGYHGSYEVEVVIASKKITKTFVVDKGDDALVISIDI